One Microbacterium marinum genomic window, CACCTGTTCGACGAGGTTCAGACGCTGGTCACGGCGGGGTACGCGGTCGTCTACTGCAACCCGCGCGGCAGCGCCGGCTACGGACGGGCTCACGGGCGCAGCATCCGTCACCGCATGGGGACGCTCGACATGCACGACGTGCTGGACTTTCTGGACGCAGCCGTTCACGCAGACGACAGCCTCGACGGTGCGCGCGTCGGGATCATGGGTGGTTCCTACGGCGGCTACCTCACCGCGTGGACCATCGCGCACGATCACCGCTTCGCGGGTGCCATCGTCGAGCGCGGATTCCTCGATCCGGTCTCCTTCGCGGGGACGAGCGACATCGGGTCGTTCTTCGGCCACGAGTACGTGGGGGAGGAGCCGGCGCAGATGGCGGCCCAGAGCCCGATGGCCGTCGTCGACCAGGTGACGACCCCGACCTTCGTCGTGCACGCAGAGCTCGATTTCCGCTGCCCGCTCGAGCAGGCGACGCGCTACTACTCCGCCCTGCGCCGCCAGGGGACGCCCGCAGAGATGCTGATCTTCCCGGGTGAAAACCACGAACTGACCCGTTCCGGCCAGCCCCGCCACCGTGTGGAGCGTTTCGATGCCGTCCTGGAGTGGTGGGCGCGGTATCTGCCCGTCACGCTCAGCGCCGCCGACTGATCGTCAGGTCGCGGGCCCGAGGAGGACGACGACGAGGAACAGCACGGGCACGCACCCGATCGTCGTCAGGAAGACGGTGTCGCGCGCGATGGTCTCGCCGACCCGGTACCGCTGCGCGTAGTTGAAGACGTTCTGTGCCGTCGGCAGCGCGGCGAGCACGGTGACCACGAGCACCTCCTGCGCCGACAGTCCGAACGCGAATGTCGCGAGGGCCCACGCGACCACCGGCATGGCGATCAGCTTCAGCGCCGTCGCCGCGAGGATGTCGCGCCGCCGACCGGAGGGCCCGAGCACGCGCTGGCCGTGCAGGGAGATGCCGTAGCTGATCAGCAGGACCGGCACGGCGGCGTTCGCCACGAGATGGAGCGGATCCATCACGATCGCGGGCAGGCGCAGCTCGAGCGCGGCGGCGAGCGTTCCCAGCGCCGACCCCACGACGATCGGGTTCGTGATGGTTCGCCTGATGATGGGCCATGGGCGCCGAGAGCTGCTGGAGGTCACGGCCTCGAAGATGGCCATCGTGATTGGGGTCAGCACGAGGAGTTGGAAGAGGATGACGGGCGCCGGGAAAGCCGCGCTCCCGAGCACGTACAACGAGAGCGGGATGCCGATGTTGTTGGAGTTCACCTGTCCGGCGGAGAGCGCGCCGATGAGGGTCTCGCCGGCGCTGCGTCGCCACAAGAATCGCGCGATCGGCGCATAGAGCAGGAACACGATGACGGCGGTGAGGGCAGACACGGGGAGCAACGCCGAGAAGAGGGTTCTCACATCCGCTTCGGACAGCACCACGAACAGCAGGAATGGACTGAGGACGAAGAACGTCAGGCGCCCGAGGACCTGGCCGCCGGTGGGACCGAGCAGGTCGATGCGGCCGATCACCCACCCGACGGTGATCGCGACGCCGACCACGACGAATCCGGTCAGCACTTCGAGCACCCTTCGAGCCTAAGCCGACCGCCGCAGCGCAGGAGACCGGGGGAGGAGCCCTCGGTGCACGCTGTCGGGACCGCCACCACGCCGTGAGGGATGATGGAGGGGTGAGCACCGCCGACCGGCGCCGGATACGCCGGCGCATCCTCTCGTGGGTCCCCATCACCGTGGTGGCGGTCATCTGCGCGGGATTCGTCGTTGCGGCGAACGTCATGCAGGACTCCTGGTGGAGTGCGCCCGAACCCACCGCGGCCGCCGATCAGCACTCCGCGAAGGGCATGTCTGTCTTCACCGGAACGGGCATCGACTACCTCACTCGCGACGGGTACATGAAGGTGGAACTCCGCGATGCGTCGGAGTCGGCGCGGTCGCTGGGCCTGGACTCCGACGGATCGCGCACCTTCGAGCCGATCGTGCCGATCAACGCGATCATGCTCGGCGCGGACGGCGTGATCGACCTCGACCTCGTCCGCTCGGTGACCGTCGTCAGCGAAGACGATCGGGTCGCGGCGGTAGAGCTGCTGACCGACAACGACGGCGCCTGGACCGCCGCGTACGCCGAGGTCGCCGACGTGACGTCGGAGTGGGGCTTCACACCAGACGACCTCGATGCGCTGCGCGACGACCTCACGGCGCGATCGCGGTCAGCCGACGGGATGCCGTACCGCGCAGCACTCGCGGAGCGTGAGTACCACGGCGCACGGGTCAGTGCCGAGATCGCGGTCGACCCTGCGGTATCCCAGGTGACTGCTCGCTTCGTCGTCAAACCGCTCTGAGAGACGACGAACGCTTTCGCGCCGGTCTTTCCGGGCCTCCGATAATGCACATTATGTCAACTCGGACGACGGGCAACCGTGGAGCGACTCCCCGTCGGTGCGGTGCTCGCAGAAGCTCCGCGAGCACCGCACCTCCCCTCATGCGTGCAGGTCGACGCCCTTGGGTTCCTTGATGAGGCTGACGCCGATCAGCGAGATCACCGACACGATCGCGATGTAGACACCGATCGTCCACGACGCCTTCGTCGCGTTCAACAGCGCCTCCGCGATCATCGGCGCGAACGCGCCGCCCAGAATCGCCCCCAGCGCGTAGCCGATGGAGACGCCCGAGTATCGGACGTTCGCCGGGAACATCTCGGCGTACAACGCCGCCTGCGGGCCGTACGACAGCCCGAGCCCGAAGGTCATCACGAACAGGGCGACGAAGTACCAGGCGATCTCCCCCGTGTCGATCAGGAACCACATCGGCACGGCCCAGACGGCGAGCACCAGGTAGCCGATCTGGAAGGTGCGCACTCGACCCAGCCGATCGGAGATCCGACCGCCCCACAGTGTGAAGCCCAGCCATCCGAACGATGCGAGCGCGGTCGCCAGGAGAACCGTGGGTCGATCCATGCCGAGTGAGGCCACCGCGTACGTGGAGAAGAACGCGATCAGCAGGTATCCGGCGGCGTTGTTGCCGATGAAGACCACCGCCGTCAGGACGACCTGACGCCAGTTTCCCCGGAAGAGCTGACCGAGCGGTGCAGCGGATTCCTTGCGTCGACGCAGGAGATCCTCGAAGACCGGGCTCTCCTCCACCGCGCGGCGGATCACGTATCCCACCACGATGAGCACGATCGACAGCAGGAACGGCACGCGCCAGCCCCACTCCAGGAACGCCTCCGGCGTCATGGACGACGTCAGGATCCACAGGGTGGCGGTGGCCAGGATCATGCCGACCGGTACGCCGATCTGCGGGAAGGCGCCGAAGAATCCGCGTCGTCCCGCCGGCGCGTGTTCGACCGAGAGGAGCGCAGCGCCACCCCACTCCCCTCCCGCGGAGAAGCCCTGCAGAATGCGGAGGGTGATGAGCAGGATCGGAGCGGCGACGCCGATCGCCTCATAAGTCGGAAGGACGCCGATCAGCGACGTGGAGACGCCCATCATGACGAGGGTGAACACCAGCAGCTTCTTCCGGCCGATCCGGTCCCCCAGCCACCCCGCGACGACCGCGCCGAGCGGACGGAACAGGAAGGAGATGCCGATGGTCGCGAACGAGAGCACCTGCGCCGCTCCCCTGTTCGCCTCCGCCAGGGGCGCGAGGAACAGGGGCGCCAGCACGAGGCCGGCCGCCTGTGCGTAGATGAAGAAGTCGTACCACTCGATCGAGGTGCCGACGAGGGTGCCCGCGAGGACCCTCCGCTCCTCTCTGGTCGTGGCCGAACGGACGCGGGGTCGAGCGGATGCAACTGTTGCCATGGGAACTCCATCGTTCATGGTGCGAGGTGCGGGACGAGCCCTCCCGCGGGGACAGGGAACGGGTCAGCGACCCTGGAATCCGGGGCGACGCTTCTCCTGGAACGCGGCGAAGCCCTCGCGATAGTCAGCGGTGTCGCACAGCGCCGCCTGCGCGCGCGTCTCCGCCGCGAGGGCGTCCCACAGGCCCACCCGCTCGTCGCGCAGCTGCGCGATGAGTCGCTTGCTGGCGAGGAACGCCTGCGTCGCTCCCGCAGACGCGGCGACCGCGGCATCCTGCACGGCGAAAGAGAGATCCGCAGCCGGATACGACCGGGAGAACAGGCCCGCGAGGACCGCCTCCGCGCCGGACATGAGCCGGCCGGTGTAGATCAGGTCGAGGGCCCGATGCGCCCCCAGCCGCTCGAAGAAGAGCGCGTGCCCGCCCGAGTCGAGCGTCGCCCCGAGTGCGGCGAACGGCGAGCCGATCTTCGCATCGTCCGCGACGTAGACGACGTCCGTCGCGATGAGGAGCCCGAGACCGACGCCGAGCGCCGCCCCCTGGACGGCCGCGAAGGTCGGAGCCGGGAACTGCGCCATGGTGCGGAGCAGGGGCGAGACGAGACCGTCGAGGAACCCGAGGACGTCGTCGTCACGCGGATCCACGTCGCTGATGTCGCGACCGGCGCAGAACGCCCGCCCCTCCCCTGTCAGCGTGAGCGCGCGCACTCCCGCCCGCTCCGCCTCGAGATAGGCGTCGTGCAGATCCCGCACCGCCTGCTCGTCGAGCGCGTTCAGCTTCGCGGGGTTGTCGAGGCGGACGTGTGCGACATCGCCCCGCACCTGGAGATCGATCATCGGGGCCTCAGCTGTCGTAGTCGACCGTGACACGGTCGGTGGTCGGATGCGACTGGCACGTCAGCACGTACCCCCGCTCGAGCTCGTCGGGCTCCAGCGCATAGTTGTCGGTCATGTTCACCGACCCGGTGATCACCCGGGCGCGACAGGTGCCGCACACTCCCCCGGCGCAGGCGAAGGGCACGTCGGGACGGACCCGGAGCGCGGCATCCAGAATCGACTCGTTGGCGTCGACGGGGCTCTCCACCGTCGCGGATTGCCCGTCGAGGGTGAATTCGATCGTGACGGTGGGGGCGTCGTCGCGCACGACGACAGGCCGCCTCGGTCCGCGCTTCTCCTCCCCGGTCGAGAAGAGCTCGAACCGCACCCGATCGGAGCTCACTCCGCGCGCGCCGAGACCGTCCCGGCAGAGACTCACGAGCTCGAGCGGACCGCAGAGGAACCACTCGTCGACGGTCTCGGGTCGCACGAGCCCGTCGAGGATCCGTCCGAGCCGCTCCTCGTCGATGCGCCCCGACAGCACCGGGGCCGCGCGCTGCTCCCGCGACAGCACGTGATGCAGTGCGAGCCGTGACGGATACCGGTCCTTCAGGTCGGCGAGCTCTTCCACGAACATGACGTCCTTCGTGGACCGATTCGTGTAGACGAGCGTGAACCGCGACGTCGACGACCGCGCGAGCACGGTCGTCGCGAGCGCCATCATCGGGGTGATCCCCGAGCCGGCGGCGATGCCCGCGACGTGGACGCCCTCGAGGTCGTCGAGAGTGGACGTGAATCCGCCCTGCGGGCTCATGACGTCGAGGACGTCACCCGGACGCAGACCGTCCTGCGCCCACGTCGAGAAGCGACCGCCGTGGTCCCGCTTGATCGCGACGCTGATCGACTCCCGGTTCGGCGGTCGGCACAGCGAATAGGAGCGCCGGACCTCCTCACCCTCGAGCGTCGTGCGCAGCGCCACATACTGACCGGGAAGGAAGCGGTAAACCGCGGCGAGCTCCTCGGGGATCGCGAACGACACCTCCACGGCATCCGCTGTCAGCGGGCGGACCGCGCTCACGGTCAGCGCGTGGAAGCGGGCTCGCGTGCGACGGGATCCCTCACCTCCGACCGCATTCGCCACGAGCACATCCGCCATAGCCGCAGAGTCCGTCATCGCCTGAGCCTCCGCCATGTCAATGCACCTTGAAGTGGTCGAAGGGCTCGAGGCATCCGAGGCATTCGAACAGCGCCTTGCACGAGGTGGAGCCGAAACGGGACACCTCACGTGTGCGCAGCGACCCGCAGCGCGGGCACCGCACCGCGAGGGCCACCCGGATCGGTCCTGCGGGGACGGCCCCCCGCCCCGTCGGGGGCGCGATGCCGAAGGCCTCGAGCTTGCGCTTGCCCTCGGGGGTCATCCAGTCCGTCGTCCAGGCGGGAGCCAGCACCGTCACCACGTCGACGCGGTCGTAGCCGGCCGCCGAATACGCCAGCTCCAGGTCCTGGGTGATCGTGTCCATCGCCGGGCACCCCGAGTACGTCGGAGTGATCGTCACGGTGACCCGACCGGCGTCCTCCCGCACGTCGCGGAGGATGCCGAGATCCTCGATCGTGAGAACCGGCACCTCGGGATCGTGGACTGACGCAGCCACGCGCCATGCATCGGCAGCCGTGGTCACCATGTCGCCCCCGGGTGCTGGCGTGCGAGCACCTGCATCTCCGCGAGGAGGTAGCCGAGCGTCGGGAAGTGACCGCCCGAGCGGCCCGCGCCCATCGCTGCGGGGACGTCGGGGACCGTCAGCGTGGCCTCGCGGAGCACCTCGGCGATCACGTCGTCGAAGCGGGAGCGCAGCTGAGACGACCTGACCGCAGCGTCGCCGAGCCGGTCCATCAGCTCGTCATCCACGAACAGCTCCCCCACGTAGGGCCACACATCGCGCAGCGCCACCGTCATGCGTCGCTGGGACTCCTCGGTGCCGTCCCCCAGTCGGAGCGTCCACTGCACGGCGTGGTCGCGGTGGTAGTCGACTTCCTTGACCGCCTTGGCCGCGATGGCGGCCAGTGTCGGGTCGCTCGAAGAGGCGAGTGCGCTGTAGAGCTCGAACATGTAGACCGAGGCGACGAGCTGGCGCGCGATCGTGTGCGCGAAGTCGCCGTTCGGCTGCT contains:
- a CDS encoding AEC family transporter, whose translation is MLEVLTGFVVVGVAITVGWVIGRIDLLGPTGGQVLGRLTFFVLSPFLLFVVLSEADVRTLFSALLPVSALTAVIVFLLYAPIARFLWRRSAGETLIGALSAGQVNSNNIGIPLSLYVLGSAAFPAPVILFQLLVLTPITMAIFEAVTSSSSRRPWPIIRRTITNPIVVGSALGTLAAALELRLPAIVMDPLHLVANAAVPVLLISYGISLHGQRVLGPSGRRRDILAATALKLIAMPVVAWALATFAFGLSAQEVLVVTVLAALPTAQNVFNYAQRYRVGETIARDTVFLTTIGCVPVLFLVVVLLGPAT
- a CDS encoding MFS transporter; the encoded protein is MATVASARPRVRSATTREERRVLAGTLVGTSIEWYDFFIYAQAAGLVLAPLFLAPLAEANRGAAQVLSFATIGISFLFRPLGAVVAGWLGDRIGRKKLLVFTLVMMGVSTSLIGVLPTYEAIGVAAPILLITLRILQGFSAGGEWGGAALLSVEHAPAGRRGFFGAFPQIGVPVGMILATATLWILTSSMTPEAFLEWGWRVPFLLSIVLIVVGYVIRRAVEESPVFEDLLRRRKESAAPLGQLFRGNWRQVVLTAVVFIGNNAAGYLLIAFFSTYAVASLGMDRPTVLLATALASFGWLGFTLWGGRISDRLGRVRTFQIGYLVLAVWAVPMWFLIDTGEIAWYFVALFVMTFGLGLSYGPQAALYAEMFPANVRYSGVSIGYALGAILGGAFAPMIAEALLNATKASWTIGVYIAIVSVISLIGVSLIKEPKGVDLHA
- a CDS encoding enoyl-CoA hydratase/isomerase family protein, which codes for MIDLQVRGDVAHVRLDNPAKLNALDEQAVRDLHDAYLEAERAGVRALTLTGEGRAFCAGRDISDVDPRDDDVLGFLDGLVSPLLRTMAQFPAPTFAAVQGAALGVGLGLLIATDVVYVADDAKIGSPFAALGATLDSGGHALFFERLGAHRALDLIYTGRLMSGAEAVLAGLFSRSYPAADLSFAVQDAAVAASAGATQAFLASKRLIAQLRDERVGLWDALAAETRAQAALCDTADYREGFAAFQEKRRPGFQGR
- the paaE gene encoding 1,2-phenylacetyl-CoA epoxidase subunit PaaE, which gives rise to MADVLVANAVGGEGSRRTRARFHALTVSAVRPLTADAVEVSFAIPEELAAVYRFLPGQYVALRTTLEGEEVRRSYSLCRPPNRESISVAIKRDHGGRFSTWAQDGLRPGDVLDVMSPQGGFTSTLDDLEGVHVAGIAAGSGITPMMALATTVLARSSTSRFTLVYTNRSTKDVMFVEELADLKDRYPSRLALHHVLSREQRAAPVLSGRIDEERLGRILDGLVRPETVDEWFLCGPLELVSLCRDGLGARGVSSDRVRFELFSTGEEKRGPRRPVVVRDDAPTVTIEFTLDGQSATVESPVDANESILDAALRVRPDVPFACAGGVCGTCRARVITGSVNMTDNYALEPDELERGYVLTCQSHPTTDRVTVDYDS
- the paaD gene encoding 1,2-phenylacetyl-CoA epoxidase subunit PaaD: MVTTAADAWRVAASVHDPEVPVLTIEDLGILRDVREDAGRVTVTITPTYSGCPAMDTITQDLELAYSAAGYDRVDVVTVLAPAWTTDWMTPEGKRKLEAFGIAPPTGRGAVPAGPIRVALAVRCPRCGSLRTREVSRFGSTSCKALFECLGCLEPFDHFKVH
- the paaC gene encoding 1,2-phenylacetyl-CoA epoxidase subunit PaaC, whose protein sequence is MTTDDLHGDVTVDALELAAELSGAEGHAASADLAEYALRLGDDALVLSQQLAGWIARAPELEEDVALANIALDLLGHARSLLRFAGTWDGRSEDDLAYFRDESEYRSAWLFEQPNGDFAHTIARQLVASVYMFELYSALASSSDPTLAAIAAKAVKEVDYHRDHAVQWTLRLGDGTEESQRRMTVALRDVWPYVGELFVDDELMDRLGDAAVRSSQLRSRFDDVIAEVLREATLTVPDVPAAMGAGRSGGHFPTLGYLLAEMQVLARQHPGATW